From a region of the Aeoliella mucimassa genome:
- a CDS encoding PEP-CTERM sorting domain-containing protein, whose amino-acid sequence MIRTVLSTTLLFAGWMALTPSVQAEVLVSDDFSDPSPGSGVGWVADSEWSGSGTIADGVITFGDIGRHFASPIDPFALGKVFVAFDYTQTSVAGNPDPLPLGTWWGGATIYEPDNAEAVFIGNPWGSGPNGLGDYGVATSVGGVPDHILHSGVDFDDQLHTLITEIDTTVAGSITYRLWFDDNTWLGSPNDSITVPLADSPIDTEWGFLYFRSDGTTTNQADNLVIATAAEDVGLSPVPEPASLAMLAVATALLVSAGGRQRKA is encoded by the coding sequence ATGATTCGAACCGTACTTAGTACCACCTTGCTATTCGCTGGATGGATGGCTCTCACGCCGTCGGTTCAGGCGGAAGTCTTGGTGTCCGACGACTTTTCCGATCCATCCCCCGGAAGCGGTGTTGGCTGGGTTGCCGACAGCGAGTGGTCCGGCAGTGGCACCATTGCGGATGGAGTGATTACCTTTGGCGACATCGGGCGGCACTTTGCGAGCCCGATCGATCCGTTTGCCCTCGGCAAGGTGTTTGTGGCGTTCGACTACACGCAAACAAGTGTCGCGGGTAATCCCGATCCGCTGCCGCTCGGTACCTGGTGGGGCGGGGCGACCATCTACGAACCCGACAACGCGGAGGCCGTGTTTATCGGCAACCCATGGGGAAGTGGACCGAATGGTCTAGGCGATTACGGAGTGGCCACCTCCGTGGGCGGCGTGCCTGACCATATCCTGCACTCCGGCGTCGACTTCGACGATCAGCTGCACACGCTCATTACCGAGATCGATACCACCGTGGCCGGTAGCATTACTTACCGTTTGTGGTTCGACGACAATACCTGGTTGGGATCGCCCAACGATTCGATCACGGTACCGCTCGCCGACAGCCCGATCGATACCGAGTGGGGATTCCTCTACTTCCGATCGGATGGCACTACCACCAACCAGGCCGATAACCTGGTGATCGCCACCGCAGCAGAGGATGTGGGGTTGTCTCCCGTGCCGGAGCCCGCCAGCCTGGCGATGCTTGCTGTTGCTACGGCGCTATTGGTTTCGGCTGGGGGTCGTCAGCGTAAGGCATAA
- a CDS encoding beta strand repeat-containing protein — translation MRTRATTIRVLPNFTWLSLATLAMACLLIPNSSDAQLSITNGDFEADAAQTANVSQWYDTVTTNTANWWESTWAGPNVSPNGTSVLGLSWLNATPNWAYQSIGTNLSGASTLDFQFDLGSFTDAGGDREVGVTIGIYKSNGTFVPADNTDIDGASGVTLVDSFTYQSVLAAGGIETGIQNTFSLAGVAASDELFLRLINVAGGTGDPWTAVDNLQLLQPNTWNVDADGIYSVGANWYSNNAPGTNEHVTFGNIITANRTVTLDANTTVSSMSFSNAGDGDYYLTPQASQTLTITSGSVSASGRHWIQAEIAGSAGLTKTGSGELILDAANSYTGNTTISGGTLSVLNNNALPTGGNVSIASGATLLLSGGDVFFGDNGMQSTGFDSTLSGVLSGGGNLLLGGGANVTLTGANTFTGGVIVIEASSLQLASSSQLQFAINNNGAAAGIGQGAGAGSGGTVDLDGTFRLNTSSVTDLAGQWALVDVANLTETFNTNFNVQDTVAGSFTEASGIWTNGDWAFNESTGLLSKGSLWVVDADGTYSTGSNWNNGAAPGADANVMFGNVISANRTVTIDNGGNSVSMNSLTFDNEGGAGDYYLAADSTESIVFSGTTGTDGAAVINTPRGRHWIQAGISDSAGQGIEKLGPGELILDKANTFTGDLRVADGRLSVTEPNAIPSGANVALVATSSNILFGGDQGFFVNAGSVGGGYVGGTIDGIISGEGQVYVDLGADVTFAAANTYTGPTNFTNAGSTLRLTNTSALQASSGIAVGATTGNTLSLASNSAITTMPQLGTNTGFNFTIEASRATSGSAVNHTMGNAQLAGGTLNFTKGANVASGTPTLTMPTIELTSGTAGAVTVLNPTDVNVAVGTAQTVTNDVAHTLELSGTSTGNTIGLVSNGLTQPLSVVKSGTGTWTMDNSVDPASLYTGSTTVSGGTLKLLSDGSSNGELVSSTIQVRSEATLDVTSWQDDINGTDGTHNYNLGVGQALSGGGTINAGSGTLGIYDDNVITPGDGIGTLSVTGGVRAEYFDGGGSLNFQLGSATTVGAGVNDLLDISGNFTIDTNGSTNALAVNLSAVNNRLANGSAGTYTLVDAGTVSLQNGASSASFAASVVDRKGNEVITRQSAAISVGSSAVNLNVTGSAVSSTWTGASGIRNWDKGLTGNNNWSGSDNKFYDFDNVTFGATGQGEVNVTGTVSPDTMTVSGGATYNFVGSNISAGTISITGAHTNVSFENTVGGNVTVQSSGTLTGAGLLQDSVTVRTSGVVQVGDDGIGTSAGTLSITNGNFENGGGANIEDVTGWFDLNNGNFWEGTWQSNAQTTNGTNTAIFSSFEADDFGNPTPDPNDGGYLYQPIGTAGGLTSLDVKFDWGAPTDDPGGRNLGMTVGVYAYNGTGTFVPGDNADVRGADGVTLLDSASYQIASSTAGGQELTDVLASLDLTGAGNQQLFLRFNNYLPGSTDGWPTLDNVGLVFLGGPQVMTIEGDLSIEADGIVEFDIAGPGIGDQISVGGDLTMADGAVLKVNLSGGVLPTSLEAGDSWDLFDFASASGTFDIADFILPTGLDSNLTWDTSNLLIDGSLSVISAALSGDFNNDGIVNLADYTIWRDNLGADESVLPPGTGDGSSIVDAGDYSLWKLNFGNTAPGASAQPTTVPEPSTMVLVIGLTIGGLAIARRRRS, via the coding sequence ATGCGTACTCGCGCAACAACGATTCGAGTGCTTCCGAACTTCACTTGGTTATCTTTGGCTACCCTAGCGATGGCCTGTTTGCTGATACCGAACTCATCGGACGCACAGCTATCGATCACCAACGGCGACTTTGAAGCCGATGCCGCGCAAACGGCCAACGTTTCTCAGTGGTACGACACCGTGACCACGAACACCGCGAACTGGTGGGAGTCGACCTGGGCGGGTCCGAACGTTTCGCCCAACGGCACCTCGGTGCTTGGGCTGAGCTGGTTGAACGCCACCCCAAACTGGGCGTACCAGAGCATCGGCACGAATCTCTCCGGGGCGAGCACGCTTGATTTTCAATTCGACCTCGGATCGTTCACCGATGCGGGCGGGGATCGCGAAGTCGGCGTGACCATCGGCATCTACAAGTCGAATGGCACTTTTGTACCAGCCGACAACACCGATATCGATGGCGCTTCGGGCGTTACCTTGGTCGACAGCTTTACCTACCAGTCGGTATTGGCCGCTGGCGGCATCGAGACCGGCATCCAAAACACCTTTAGCCTCGCGGGGGTTGCAGCCTCGGACGAGCTTTTCCTGCGACTCATCAACGTCGCCGGCGGTACGGGGGATCCCTGGACCGCGGTCGACAACTTGCAGCTACTGCAGCCGAATACCTGGAATGTCGACGCCGATGGAATCTATAGCGTTGGTGCCAACTGGTACAGCAACAACGCTCCTGGAACGAACGAGCATGTAACGTTCGGCAATATTATCACCGCCAATCGCACGGTAACGCTCGACGCGAATACCACGGTCAGCAGCATGAGCTTCTCCAACGCTGGCGATGGCGACTATTACCTTACTCCGCAAGCTTCCCAGACACTCACCATCACTTCCGGTAGCGTGAGCGCTTCAGGGCGTCACTGGATACAGGCCGAGATCGCTGGCTCCGCGGGCCTCACTAAGACCGGCTCGGGCGAGCTGATTCTCGATGCGGCCAACTCGTACACAGGCAACACCACTATCAGCGGCGGTACGCTATCGGTGCTGAACAACAACGCGCTACCGACGGGTGGCAACGTTTCGATCGCCAGCGGGGCAACGCTCCTGTTGTCGGGTGGCGATGTCTTCTTTGGCGACAATGGCATGCAGAGCACCGGCTTCGACAGCACCCTCTCCGGCGTGCTCTCCGGGGGTGGCAATCTACTGCTCGGCGGTGGTGCGAATGTCACCCTCACCGGAGCCAACACCTTTACCGGTGGCGTGATCGTAATCGAGGCAAGCTCGCTCCAACTGGCGAGTTCCAGTCAATTGCAGTTTGCCATCAACAACAACGGCGCGGCCGCTGGCATCGGCCAGGGAGCAGGCGCTGGTAGCGGTGGCACGGTTGATCTCGACGGCACTTTCCGGCTCAACACCAGCAGTGTGACCGATCTCGCCGGACAATGGGCGCTCGTCGACGTCGCCAATCTCACCGAGACCTTCAACACCAACTTCAACGTGCAAGACACCGTCGCTGGCTCCTTTACCGAGGCGTCGGGCATTTGGACCAACGGCGACTGGGCGTTCAATGAATCCACCGGTTTGCTTTCGAAAGGCAGCTTGTGGGTGGTCGACGCCGATGGCACTTACAGCACGGGAAGCAACTGGAATAACGGAGCTGCTCCTGGAGCCGACGCGAACGTGATGTTCGGCAACGTGATCTCCGCCAACCGCACGGTAACCATCGACAACGGTGGTAACTCCGTCTCGATGAACTCGCTTACCTTCGACAACGAAGGAGGAGCAGGAGACTACTACCTTGCTGCGGATTCCACCGAGAGCATCGTCTTCTCCGGTACGACTGGCACCGACGGTGCAGCGGTGATCAACACCCCGCGGGGTCGCCATTGGATTCAAGCCGGCATCAGCGATTCGGCTGGCCAAGGCATCGAAAAGCTAGGACCAGGCGAGCTAATTCTCGACAAGGCCAACACCTTTACGGGTGATCTCCGCGTGGCCGACGGCCGCTTGTCGGTTACCGAACCAAATGCCATTCCCAGCGGTGCAAATGTCGCACTGGTTGCCACCTCGTCGAACATCCTGTTCGGCGGCGACCAAGGCTTCTTTGTGAATGCTGGCTCGGTCGGCGGTGGTTATGTCGGTGGCACCATCGATGGAATCATCTCAGGCGAAGGTCAGGTCTACGTCGACCTGGGAGCCGATGTCACGTTCGCGGCGGCGAACACTTACACCGGTCCTACGAACTTCACGAACGCAGGATCCACGCTGCGACTCACCAACACTTCCGCATTGCAAGCCAGTTCTGGCATCGCAGTAGGTGCCACCACTGGCAACACGTTGTCGTTGGCTTCGAACTCAGCCATCACCACTATGCCGCAGCTCGGCACCAACACCGGCTTCAACTTTACCATTGAAGCCTCGCGTGCAACTTCTGGCAGTGCGGTGAATCACACGATGGGCAACGCTCAGCTGGCCGGCGGCACCCTGAACTTCACCAAGGGAGCAAACGTCGCCAGCGGCACTCCCACGCTCACGATGCCGACCATCGAGCTCACTTCCGGCACCGCTGGTGCGGTGACCGTGCTTAATCCCACAGATGTGAACGTGGCCGTCGGCACCGCCCAGACGGTGACCAACGACGTCGCCCATACACTGGAACTTAGCGGCACGTCCACCGGCAACACCATTGGGCTGGTGAGCAACGGTTTGACGCAACCACTCTCGGTGGTGAAGTCGGGCACCGGCACCTGGACGATGGACAATTCCGTCGACCCGGCTAGCCTTTATACCGGCTCGACTACCGTTAGCGGAGGAACCTTGAAACTGCTGTCGGATGGCTCCAGCAATGGTGAATTGGTTAGCTCCACGATCCAAGTAAGAAGCGAGGCAACGCTCGACGTCACCTCGTGGCAGGACGACATCAACGGCACCGATGGCACCCACAACTACAACCTCGGCGTCGGCCAGGCACTCTCGGGCGGCGGCACCATCAATGCTGGTTCCGGCACTCTGGGCATTTATGACGATAACGTGATTACCCCGGGCGATGGCATCGGTACCCTCAGCGTCACCGGTGGTGTACGAGCCGAATATTTCGACGGCGGTGGATCGCTCAACTTCCAGCTCGGCAGCGCTACCACGGTAGGTGCCGGGGTGAACGACCTGCTCGATATTTCGGGTAACTTCACGATCGACACCAACGGGTCGACCAACGCCCTGGCGGTGAACCTTTCGGCGGTGAACAATCGCCTGGCAAATGGCAGTGCAGGCACTTACACATTGGTTGACGCAGGCACCGTGAGTCTGCAAAACGGCGCCAGCAGTGCGAGCTTCGCCGCCTCGGTGGTCGATCGCAAAGGCAACGAGGTCATCACTCGCCAATCGGCCGCAATCTCCGTTGGTTCCAGTGCGGTCAACTTGAATGTGACTGGCAGCGCTGTGAGTTCGACCTGGACCGGCGCCTCGGGTATTCGTAATTGGGATAAAGGCCTGACCGGCAACAACAACTGGTCGGGTAGCGACAACAAGTTCTACGACTTCGACAACGTTACTTTCGGCGCAACCGGACAAGGCGAGGTCAACGTGACCGGCACTGTCTCGCCTGACACGATGACCGTCAGCGGTGGAGCCACCTACAACTTTGTGGGTAGCAACATCAGCGCAGGCACAATCTCGATCACCGGCGCACACACCAACGTATCGTTCGAGAACACCGTCGGCGGCAACGTTACCGTGCAGTCGAGCGGCACCCTCACCGGGGCTGGCTTGTTGCAAGATTCGGTAACGGTTCGCACCAGTGGCGTCGTTCAGGTCGGCGATGATGGCATCGGAACTTCGGCCGGTACCCTCTCCATCACGAATGGCAACTTCGAAAACGGCGGTGGTGCCAACATCGAAGACGTCACCGGATGGTTCGACTTGAATAACGGGAACTTCTGGGAAGGCACCTGGCAAAGCAACGCCCAGACCACCAATGGCACGAACACAGCCATCTTCTCGTCGTTCGAAGCCGACGACTTCGGCAACCCCACTCCCGACCCGAACGACGGTGGCTACCTGTACCAACCGATCGGCACCGCTGGTGGACTCACTTCGCTCGACGTGAAGTTCGATTGGGGAGCCCCCACCGACGACCCCGGCGGACGCAACCTCGGCATGACCGTTGGCGTCTACGCGTACAACGGTACCGGCACGTTCGTACCCGGCGACAATGCCGACGTACGTGGGGCCGATGGAGTCACCTTGCTCGACTCGGCTTCGTACCAAATTGCCTCCAGCACCGCTGGCGGTCAGGAACTCACCGATGTGCTCGCCTCGCTCGACCTGACCGGCGCTGGCAACCAACAATTGTTCCTGCGGTTCAACAACTACTTGCCTGGATCGACCGATGGTTGGCCCACGCTCGATAACGTCGGCCTGGTATTCCTGGGTGGTCCCCAAGTAATGACCATCGAAGGCGACCTGTCGATCGAAGCCGATGGTATCGTCGAGTTCGACATCGCAGGCCCAGGCATCGGCGACCAGATCAGCGTCGGTGGCGACTTGACCATGGCCGACGGGGCAGTGCTCAAGGTCAACCTGAGCGGCGGCGTCCTGCCCACTTCGCTCGAAGCAGGCGACTCGTGGGATCTGTTCGACTTTGCGAGTGCCTCCGGCACGTTTGACATTGCCGACTTCATCCTTCCCACGGGACTCGACAGCAACCTGACCTGGGATACGTCGAACCTGCTGATCGATGGATCGCTCTCGGTGATCTCGGCCGCCTTGAGTGGCGACTTCAACAACGATGGCATCGTGAATCTCGCCGACTACACCATCTGGCGCGACAATCTGGGTGCCGACGAATCGGTGCTGCCACCGGGAACCGGCGATGGTTCGAGCATCGTCGACGCTGGCGACTACTCGCTGTGGAAGCTGAACTTCGGCAACACGGCGCCGGGTGCTTCGGCACAGCCGACCACCGTGCCGGAACCAAGCACCATGGTGCTGGTCATCGGATTGACCATCGGCGGACTGGCAATCGCTCGTCGCCGCCGATCGTAG
- a CDS encoding AraC family transcriptional regulator, with protein MSESEHPPEPSPGRLVAVLVDIDDMWGRRIVQAVSEYSHAKNWQLLIAPRDTQGRLRIPPQWQPDGAIVSMRDKSMVAHVKSAEVPTINVSGMYLDEGWAGHVATDDEVRATMAVDHLRSRRIQHFASYAPAIGRYNIEREQAFVSEVRKAGFQCSCYTNTKWYRQSTWLDDRQNVGEWIDSLPKPVGVFAADPYPARQLVEICAWRGYEIPEEVAILSGDEDDLLCESASPPITSIELASHRIGHEASRMLDQRLADRDVQQPVQRVKPLRVCMRRSTESRHISDPAVASCVRVIWESPPDRVEVRDLVKVARVSRRTLEQKFRDKLGRTPAEEIRRMRLEKARQLIVSTSLSIATIAETCGLSSGPYLSRIFRKYYGITPSELRSGRSVNV; from the coding sequence ATGAGTGAGAGTGAGCACCCGCCGGAGCCGTCGCCAGGTCGATTGGTGGCCGTATTGGTAGATATCGACGACATGTGGGGGCGGCGGATCGTGCAGGCGGTCTCCGAGTACTCTCACGCCAAGAACTGGCAATTGCTCATTGCCCCTCGCGATACGCAAGGTCGCTTGCGCATCCCTCCGCAATGGCAACCCGATGGTGCGATCGTTTCGATGCGCGACAAGTCGATGGTCGCGCATGTGAAGAGTGCCGAGGTGCCGACGATCAATGTTTCTGGTATGTACCTCGACGAAGGTTGGGCGGGGCATGTCGCGACCGACGACGAGGTGCGCGCCACCATGGCGGTCGACCACCTGAGGAGTCGCCGGATTCAGCACTTTGCCAGCTATGCTCCAGCTATCGGGCGGTATAACATCGAGCGAGAGCAGGCGTTCGTCAGCGAGGTACGTAAGGCAGGGTTCCAGTGCAGTTGCTACACGAACACCAAGTGGTATCGGCAAAGCACCTGGCTCGACGATCGCCAGAACGTAGGGGAGTGGATTGATAGCCTGCCAAAACCGGTTGGCGTGTTTGCAGCCGATCCCTACCCCGCCCGGCAGTTAGTGGAGATCTGCGCCTGGCGAGGCTACGAGATTCCGGAAGAGGTCGCCATTCTCTCGGGCGACGAAGACGACTTGTTGTGCGAGTCGGCATCGCCGCCGATTACGAGCATCGAGCTGGCAAGTCATCGCATCGGTCATGAAGCGAGTCGCATGCTCGACCAGCGGCTGGCGGATCGCGATGTGCAGCAACCCGTGCAGCGAGTCAAACCGCTACGGGTTTGCATGCGACGCTCGACTGAAAGTCGCCACATCTCCGACCCGGCCGTGGCCAGCTGCGTGCGAGTGATTTGGGAAAGCCCGCCCGACAGGGTCGAAGTACGCGACCTGGTGAAAGTGGCTCGTGTTTCGCGACGCACGCTCGAACAGAAGTTTCGCGATAAACTCGGCCGAACGCCGGCCGAAGAGATTCGTCGGATGCGACTCGAGAAGGCTCGCCAACTGATTGTCTCCACCTCGCTCAGCATTGCTACGATTGCCGAAACGTGTGGCCTATCCAGTGGACCTTATCTCTCACGCATCTTCCGCAAGTACTATGGCATCACCCCTAGCGAGCTGCGGAGTGGGCGTTCGGTGAATGTGTAA
- a CDS encoding carbon-nitrogen hydrolase family protein, protein MARRGVVFVLLFTFASMGSAQRAQAEEEPSVESATTQQSEHPAALRVAMCQLSCVDDDREGNFERLEACLKQAQRESADMACFPETCLLGWVNPNSHQLAHPIPGTELEHDVSRLQALAQQYELMLCLGLAEKSGAKLYDSVVLIDRDGKLLLKHRKVNVLKEMMTPPYTAGERVEVVDTPFGKIGLLICADTFDADCLQRMQKIKPDLVLVPYGWAAPPADWPQHGRALASTVSHAAKTIGAPVVGVNSVGEIAHGPWRGYTYGGQSISCDAEGRSLLVLADRQSQVITFELMRKVDP, encoded by the coding sequence ATGGCTAGGCGAGGTGTCGTATTCGTGCTGTTGTTTACCTTTGCATCCATGGGAAGTGCTCAGCGTGCTCAAGCAGAAGAGGAGCCATCGGTCGAATCAGCGACCACCCAGCAGTCTGAGCATCCGGCCGCGTTGCGCGTGGCGATGTGTCAGTTGTCGTGCGTCGACGACGACCGCGAGGGTAACTTCGAGCGGTTAGAAGCCTGTCTGAAACAAGCCCAGCGAGAATCGGCCGACATGGCTTGTTTTCCCGAAACATGCCTACTGGGATGGGTGAATCCCAACTCGCACCAGCTCGCGCATCCGATACCGGGCACCGAGCTGGAGCACGACGTCAGTCGTTTGCAGGCGTTAGCCCAGCAGTATGAATTAATGCTCTGTTTGGGGCTGGCGGAGAAGTCGGGTGCCAAGCTTTATGATTCGGTAGTGTTGATCGATCGCGATGGCAAGTTGCTGTTGAAGCATCGGAAGGTGAACGTGCTGAAGGAGATGATGACTCCTCCTTACACCGCCGGTGAGCGGGTGGAGGTGGTCGACACTCCATTTGGCAAGATCGGGCTGTTGATTTGCGCCGATACGTTCGACGCGGACTGCTTGCAGCGCATGCAGAAAATAAAACCTGATCTGGTGCTGGTTCCCTACGGGTGGGCAGCGCCGCCTGCTGACTGGCCTCAACATGGTCGGGCGCTGGCGAGCACCGTATCGCACGCGGCGAAAACCATCGGGGCTCCAGTGGTCGGAGTGAACTCGGTCGGCGAGATCGCCCATGGACCTTGGCGAGGGTACACCTATGGTGGTCAGAGCATCAGCTGCGATGCCGAAGGACGCTCGCTGTTGGTGTTGGCCGACCGCCAGTCGCAAGTGATTACTTTTGAGTTGATGCGGAAAGTGGATCCCTAG